In the Elusimicrobiota bacterium genome, ATGGAGCTCGTGGCCGCCCTCTTCCTATCGAGGGCCGCCCTCACCGCGCTGACCACGAGCCTCGACGCCATGCTCGCCGCCGAACTGCGCCGCCGCCTCCAGGAGGAGGGCTTGTCCCGAGTCATAACGGGACGCTGGGAACAGCTGCGCCACCTCCACGTCGGGCAGCTGGTCGGCACGCTCACCGAGGAAGCGGCGGTCTTCTCCAAGTTCGTGATGTCGGCGGCCCGTGCGGGCTTCAGCCTCATCACCTTCCTCATGCTCGGCGGCATGGCTCTCGCCGTCGCCCCCGGCCTGACCGGGATCGGGCTGCTCGTCGCACTTCCCGCCTGGTTCGTGCTCAAGTCCCTCTACTCCCGTCAGGCGCTTCTCTCCGGAGACCTGACCTTGGCCCGGCAGGGCTTCGCCGCGGACATCACGGAGCGTCTCTCCGGCCTCTATCAGATCAAGGCCTTCGGGGATACATCCCCGCATCTGCGCGCCGGCACGCGGCGACAGGAGGCCTACACGAACACCGAAGTCTCCATCGGCCACTACACGGGCCTCATCGCTGCGTTCAACCCCCTGCTCTTCCCCATCCTCATGGCGGCCTACTACCTCTGGACCCGAGGGCACGGACACACGCTGACCGGAGAACTCCACGTGATGGGCAGCGTCGGGGTGCTGGGCTACCGCGCGGTCTCCCAGCTCAACGGCCTGGTTGCGGCGGTCGGAAACCTCACCCGGCTGGCCGGCTGCGTCGCGCCCCTGCATCGTCTTTGCGCGCTCCTTCCCGAGCCCCCCCGCGAACCCCTCCCAGAGCCCCTACGCGGGATACGGCTCGAGGGATTGGGGTATACCTACAAGAAGCGCGCCGTGCTCCACGATCTCGACGAGACGCTGGAACCCGGGCGCATCATCCTCGTCAGCGGTCCATCCGGCTGCGGTAAGACCACGCTCGCGAATCTCATCGCGGGCCTCCTGGAGCCGAGCGAGGGGAGCGTGCACTACGCGGGGCGCTCCGGACGCAGCTACTCCGCACGCGCCTATCGCGCCCGCATCGGCTACGTCACGCAAGACATCCACCTTTTCCGTGGGACGGTGCGCTTCAACCTCGATCCCCGCGAAGGGCTTCCGGAGGCGGATCTCCGCCGCTCTCTGGAGCAGGCCGGAGCCGCCGCTTTCGTCGAACGGATGGGCGGCTTGGACGCCGAGGTCGCGGAGGCGGGACGCTCCCTCTCCGGCGGGGAGAAGCGGCGACTGGCCATCGCGGCGACCCTGGCGCAGGGGGCCGACTGCCTCATCCTCGACGAAGTGACCAACGGCCTCGACGGCGCCAGCCGCGACGCGCTCCTCGAGACGGTGGCCGCCATCAGCCGCGGCGTCCTCGTCGTCGCCATCTCGCACGACCTGGCCGCATTCTCGGCGGTCGACCCCCGCGTCATCCGGCTGGACGCCGCGCATCCCCACCGGGACCCCGTCCCTTGAGCACGCTCCACATCGCCGCGGGTCCGGGCCGTCGCGTCATCGGACCGGACGCCCGCGCCCTCTGCTGCGACTGGGAAGCTTATGACGCTCTGCGCGGACTCTGCGACGCGGGCGCCTGGGAGGACGAAATCCCCTC is a window encoding:
- a CDS encoding ABC transporter ATP-binding protein — translated: MSTTHADIRNSAWPWKETLSVCRDFQLGTARAWTLLGLCYLLTPVSAVVDGLSWVLLVNMFSSRVGMAGAETDMALLQPLLRSPLLAQPDAMMELVAALFLSRAALTALTTSLDAMLAAELRRRLQEEGLSRVITGRWEQLRHLHVGQLVGTLTEEAAVFSKFVMSAARAGFSLITFLMLGGMALAVAPGLTGIGLLVALPAWFVLKSLYSRQALLSGDLTLARQGFAADITERLSGLYQIKAFGDTSPHLRAGTRRQEAYTNTEVSIGHYTGLIAAFNPLLFPILMAAYYLWTRGHGHTLTGELHVMGSVGVLGYRAVSQLNGLVAAVGNLTRLAGCVAPLHRLCALLPEPPREPLPEPLRGIRLEGLGYTYKKRAVLHDLDETLEPGRIILVSGPSGCGKTTLANLIAGLLEPSEGSVHYAGRSGRSYSARAYRARIGYVTQDIHLFRGTVRFNLDPREGLPEADLRRSLEQAGAAAFVERMGGLDAEVAEAGRSLSGGEKRRLAIAATLAQGADCLILDEVTNGLDGASRDALLETVAAISRGVLVVAISHDLAAFSAVDPRVIRLDAAHPHRDPVP